A region from the Symphalangus syndactylus isolate Jambi chromosome 2, NHGRI_mSymSyn1-v2.1_pri, whole genome shotgun sequence genome encodes:
- the LOC129476428 gene encoding putative uncharacterized protein FLJ36797, which translates to MSRICPLCPGAPEYINSAVSSQTLSQPCTPPQSPQPDPRPLSLRVGLALPGGRLGCGEAGSANRHWFSFLFPFIDFGWSPRAAAPGVAMNGWMPRALGPPGTTNKQPLSSREEKASILLLNSVP; encoded by the exons atgagTCGGATCTGCCCTCTTTGTCCTGGAGCACCGGAGTATATAAATAGTGCAGTCTCCAGCCAGACTCTCTCCCAGCCTTGCACGCCCCCGCAGTCCCCCCAACCCGACCCCCGCCCCTTGTCACTACGTGTGGGGCTCGCTCTGCCTGGAGGGAGGCTGGGGTGCGGGGAAGCAGGGAGTGCAAACAGACATTGGTTCTCGTTCCTCTTCCCATTCATAGATTTCGGTTGGAGTCCCAGGGCCGCCGCGCCCGGAGTCgcaatgaatggatggatgcccCGCGCGCTGGGACCACCAG GTACAACCAATAAGCAGCCTTTGAGCAGCCGAGAAGAAAAGGCGAGTATCCTGCTCCTCAACTCAGTTCCCTAA